CCGAGAAGAGCCAATAAGCCGCGCAGGCCCCGATCTGACGCTCTCCGTCCCACCCCGCTCAAGCCTAGGCGGTGGTGACTCCCAAGCTCATCGACATTGATCACGGGCGCGAGCGATGAACCGACTCCCGAACCCTTGACAAACGACTCCCGTTCTCAGGCTCTGGCTCACTTTCCGTGAAGCGCATACGTTGAGTGACGGCTGACGTCCACGGCGACCTCTGGGAAGTTGCCTGAAAATGACCAGTGCCGATCTTGAGGTGGCCGACAGTTCGACGTCGTGGAAGAGGGATTGCTCCGGCTGGAAGCTCTGTTGTTCCCGTCGGTCGCGGAAGTGACGGTGCTGTCGGTGGATGTGTGCGACGAGGCGGTACGTGTCGAGGCCCGCAGTACGGCGGCCGAGGCGGTGTGTCCGAGCTGTGGGTGTTCTTCAAGCCGAATACACAGCTCCTACCTGCGGTTTCCCGCCGATGTGCCCAGTGCGGGACGACGGGTGGTTTTGTGCCTGCGAGTCCGCAGGTTCTTCTGTCTGGACGCTGCGTGCGGGCGGGGGACGTTCGGACGAGCCCGCACCACCCCTGGTGGACCCGGCCTCGCCCTGGAAGAGCGGCCGGTTCGCGAACCGCATCCGGGCGCGACACGCCACGGTCCACGCGATGCTGGAAGCCGGCCACAGCCGCCGCTCCATCGGCCGCCAACTCCACATGGCGCACCGCACCATCAAAAGCCTTGCCGATGCAGCCAGGCCAGAAGACCTCTTCACCGGTCAGTACCAGTTCAACCGAGCCTCCGCGCCGGACGAGTACAAGCCTTATATCGACAACCGCTGGAACGAGGGCTGCACCAACGCTTGGAAACTCCGGGAGGAAATCGTCCCGCTCGCGGCGGGTTCACCACCGAGCTGCACCTGAGCGCGGACGGCCGCTGCCGCCCACTGTCCCTGATCGTCACGGCAGGGCAGAGAGCGGACTGCACGCAGTTCGAACCCGTGCTGGAGAAAATCCGTCTCCCGCGGATCGGTCCGGGCCGACCCCGCAAGAAGCCCGACACCCTGGCCGCGGACAAGGCCTACAGCAATGGGTCGTGCCGCACCTGCCTGCGCAGGCGGCGCATCCGGCACACGATCCCGGAGAAGGCCGACAGCCAGGCCGCCCGCCTGCGCAGAGGCTCACGCGGCGGACGACCACCAGCCTTCGGCGAGCAGCGGTACAAGAAGCGCAACAACGTCGAACGGGCCATCAACAAGCTCAAACACTCCGGAGCAGTCGCAACCCGATACGACAAGCGCGGCTACATCTACCTCGGCACCGCTACCGCAGCCGCCCTCGTCATCTGGCTTCGCACATGATCGACGGGACGGACCCTAACCGACAAGAGCCGAAAAGAGACGCCCTAGCCGGCCGCGCGGAGGCGGGTGGCAGCCGCCTCGGCTTCCCGTACGACGCGCTCCGTGTCGACGTCGACCAGCCGGCCGCCGAGCTTCAGTGCCCGCCCGTCCACGAACACGGCGTCGATGTTCTCGGGTCGCCCGTTGAAGACGATCTGGCCGACCCAGTCGAAGCGCGGTGCGAAGTTCAAGGCGGCCGGGTCGATGACCACGAGGTCGGCCTGCTTCCCGGGGGTCAGGGAACCCACCCGGTCCGCGAGGCCGAGGACTTCGGCTCCGCCCAGCGTCGCCATCCGGAGGACGTCAGTCACCTGCGGGAAGACCTCGACCTCGGTCGTGCTGGCGCGTTGCAGGCCGATGGCCGTCTTCATCAGCGCATGGAAGTCGGAGCTGTCATTGGTGCCGCCGTCGAGGCCGAGACCTACCTTGACGCCCCGTCGCCCGAGCTCGGACAGTCGCATGATCCCGGAGGCCAGCCGCATGTTGCTGAGCGGGCAGTGGGCCGCGCGTACGTCGTGCTCGGCGACGGCGGCGATCTCGGCGTCCGTCAGGTGGATCGCGTGGTTGATCAGGAGCCGCGGCCCCAGCGCGCCGATGTCGGTCAGGACCCCGATGGGGTCGTCGGCGCGCTGCTCGGGGCGTTCCAGGACGTGGGAGTTGAGCATGACCCCCAGGTCCTGGGCGACCTCCCAGTGGGCGCGGTTGTGGTCCTGGACCGCCCGCGCCGCATGTGTGGCGACCTGGAAGGAACCCAGCGGCACCGGGTCGACGAGTTCCTTCTTCACCTTTCTGACCAGCACCGCGTCGGGCGCCGGGGGGAACATCGCGTACGTGAACCTCACCCCGGTGTCGGCCAGGGCCCGTACGTAGCTCTCGATGAGGTCGTACGAGAAGATGTCCACCCAGTCCACCAGGGTCGTCACACCCGACTGGACGGCGTCGAGGGCCGCGAGCCGCACGAAGCTGTGGACTGCCGCGGGCGTCAGCCGTCCGCGTTGGGGGTCGGTACACCCCTGGAACCAGCCGAACAGGTCCCGGTCGGTACAACCTCCCCGGATCACCGCCTGCCAGAGGTGGTTGTGGGTGTCTACGAACCCCGGCATGACCAGCTTGCCCGAGGCCTCCAGCACCCAGGCGTCGGGCGGTGTCCGCAGTGCCGTGCCGACGGCGGCGATGGTGCCGTTCCGCATCAGGACGTCGGCGTTCGCTACGGCGCCGAGGGGGCCGGTGCCGATGGCGGGGTCCATGGTGAGCACCAGTGAGGCTCCGCGCAGCAGGACCGTACGGCCACCCGGAGCGGGCGGGCGGGAGGAGCGGTCGCGGAGTGCGGGGCTAGGGGTGACGCCGAGGAGGAGCGGGGTGGCGGCGGCCAGGCCGAGGCCGGCTAAGAGGTCGCGGCGGCTGGGGACCGACGGCGAAGTGGGGAGTTTCTGCATGGCGTGTTACCTCCCGAAGGCTCAGAACGGAAGGCCCGCCCGGGCGGAACGCTGAGACGGAGCGTCGAGCGGAGGCGGGAGATTACACGCAGCATTCCCAACGAACGACCATTCGATAGACGATTGCGGAAAACTTTTTCCGTTCCGGGCGAAAGCGCGTCACGCCATGCGACCTACGATCATCTCCACTGATGGGGTGAGGAGTTCGCGACGCCGTGCAGGGGGAGCGCGTGCGGTCGGTGGCAGCGCGGGCCTGCGGACCGCCTGTCGCGGCTTGCCGTGCCGCGCCGAGTGGTTGGACCGAAAGCGGGGTTGGAACCGCAGCCCACGCCGTGACACCCACGCGGCCACGGACGGGTGACTGCTCTGTTTCGAGGCCGGAGATGAGCCCGTACCTGGTCGTGGTGCTCTGCCGGGCCGCAGTTCCGGTACCCGAGCGGTGGTGGAGTCCGTCGATGCGGAGGAGGTCCGGGCTGCTGGCCCGTGCAACCTTCTCCGCTGTCCGTGGGTCGAACATCTGACGATCACGGGACGATTGGTTCTCGGGGGGCTGGCAGCGTCGAGGCGGTAGCCCTGCGTGAGCCGATCTTGAGCTGGGGGAAACGGCGTGGGGGCGAAGGAACTTTCGCGACGTGCGGCGATCAGCCGATTGGTGTTCTACGACGTGCTGTCGGTCGGATTCATCGTGTGGATCTGGATAGGTGACGTCTTCGGCGTCGCGCTGAACGCGTTCGTCACCGCCGCACTGGCGGTGTACATGGTGGTGGGGCTTCTGATGGTTCTGCGGGCGTCCCGGACCACCACGCCCACCGGCTCGGAGAGCCGGCACCGACCGCCGCTGAACGCTTGCGGCGTCCCCCGATGGTCAGATGGCGGCGGGGCCGGGCGGCACGTCTGTTCATGGCATGCAGCGGGGACCTCGCCGTAGTCGCCCTGATCACCGCCTGGGCATGGCCGCCGTCTCCGTCAGCCTCCTCGCCCTCACCTGCTACGAGCGGAAAGGTGGCGGCACCACGGGTTCCGCTCTTCTCCACCGAGACCATCGCGCTCCTGGACGGTGCCCGGCCTCGGGTGGACTGGCGGGCGGTGCGGCCGCAGGTCTCTGCTCATCGCCCTGTCTCCGCTCACCCCGGATACGGACCGGATCCTGCTCGCCGAGGTGGGCCGGATCGCAAGTGTGGGGTGGGCGGCGGTGGTGCACTGGCGCCGCCGGCATGCCGACTTCCCCGCGCCGGCCGGTG
The Streptomyces sp. NBC_01296 DNA segment above includes these coding regions:
- a CDS encoding amidohydrolase family protein — translated: MQKLPTSPSVPSRRDLLAGLGLAAATPLLLGVTPSPALRDRSSRPPAPGGRTVLLRGASLVLTMDPAIGTGPLGAVANADVLMRNGTIAAVGTALRTPPDAWVLEASGKLVMPGFVDTHNHLWQAVIRGGCTDRDLFGWFQGCTDPQRGRLTPAAVHSFVRLAALDAVQSGVTTLVDWVDIFSYDLIESYVRALADTGVRFTYAMFPPAPDAVLVRKVKKELVDPVPLGSFQVATHAARAVQDHNRAHWEVAQDLGVMLNSHVLERPEQRADDPIGVLTDIGALGPRLLINHAIHLTDAEIAAVAEHDVRAAHCPLSNMRLASGIMRLSELGRRGVKVGLGLDGGTNDSSDFHALMKTAIGLQRASTTEVEVFPQVTDVLRMATLGGAEVLGLADRVGSLTPGKQADLVVIDPAALNFAPRFDWVGQIVFNGRPENIDAVFVDGRALKLGGRLVDVDTERVVREAEAAATRLRAAG